One region of Rhodocaloribacter litoris genomic DNA includes:
- the acnA gene encoding aconitate hydratase AcnA, giving the protein MATPAASDRKRDPFGARDTFETGNGAAYLYRLSRLIDHGYTGIDRLPFSIKVLLEAALRNCDGYLVSEEDVARLATYAPRQPARVEIPFMPARVLLQDFTGVPAVVDLAAMRSAMARLGGDPDEINPRVPVHLIIDHSVQVDAFGTPAALQINAEKEFERNRERYEFLRWGQQAFDNFSVVPPASGICHQVNLEYVGRAVWSRPAEDGVPVAYPDSLVGTDSHTTMINGLGVVGWGVGGIEAEAVMLGQPIYMLLPEVVGFRLTGRLPEGATATDLVLTVTQILRQYGVVGKFVEFFGPGVSTMSVPDRATIANMAPEYGATMGFFPIDDETLNYLRRTGRPDALVELVERYTKEQGLFRTDDTPDPEFIDVIELDLGDVVPSLSGPKRPQDRIDLPEMKQAFRTSLTAPAGPKGFGLHEDRLKATGRYKDDRGNELDLKHGDVVIAAITSCTNTSNPSVMIGAGLVAKKAVERGLKVKPYVKTSMAPGSKVVTNYLHEAGLWPYLDALGFNLVGYGCTTCIGNSGPLPEPVARAIKEGNLIVAGVLSGNRNFEGRIHPLVQANFLASPPLVVAYALAGTVDIDLTNEPLGQDEAGNDIYLKDIWPTSEEIQRLINESVKPEQFRKEYEGIEDSNETWNKIKIPEGSLYAWDPDSTYVQEPPFFVDLTPETPPIHPVKGARVLVKVGDSTTTDHISPAGSIPPDSPAGKYLQSRGVRILDFNSYGSRRGNHEVMMRGTFANIRIKNQLVPGTEGGITKYLPTGEVMPIYDAAMKYKEDGTPLVVLAGKDYGMGSSRDWAAKGTALLGVRAVIAESYERIHRSNLIGMGVLPLQYRDGENAASLGLDGTEVFDIPVDDGVQPGQEIPVTATKADGTKVHFTALCRLDTPVEVEYYRHGGILHYVLREFLNASKVEA; this is encoded by the coding sequence ATGGCAACGCCTGCTGCATCAGATCGCAAACGAGATCCTTTCGGCGCCCGCGACACGTTCGAGACCGGGAACGGAGCGGCCTACCTGTACCGGCTCAGCCGCCTCATCGACCACGGCTACACCGGCATCGACCGGCTGCCTTTCTCCATCAAGGTGCTGCTCGAGGCCGCCCTGCGCAACTGTGACGGGTACCTGGTTTCCGAGGAGGATGTGGCCCGCCTGGCTACGTACGCCCCCCGGCAACCGGCCCGCGTCGAGATTCCGTTCATGCCGGCCCGCGTGCTCCTGCAGGACTTCACCGGCGTGCCGGCCGTCGTCGACCTGGCGGCGATGCGCTCGGCCATGGCCCGGCTCGGCGGAGACCCGGACGAGATCAACCCGCGCGTGCCCGTCCACCTGATCATTGACCACTCGGTGCAGGTGGACGCCTTCGGCACGCCGGCCGCGCTGCAGATCAACGCCGAGAAGGAGTTCGAGCGGAACCGGGAGCGGTACGAGTTTCTGCGCTGGGGCCAGCAAGCCTTCGACAACTTCTCCGTCGTCCCGCCGGCCAGCGGCATCTGCCACCAGGTCAACCTCGAATACGTGGGGCGTGCCGTCTGGTCGAGGCCGGCGGAAGACGGCGTCCCGGTCGCCTATCCGGATTCGCTCGTGGGCACCGACAGCCACACGACCATGATCAACGGCCTCGGTGTCGTCGGCTGGGGCGTGGGCGGCATCGAGGCCGAGGCGGTCATGCTCGGCCAGCCCATCTACATGCTCCTGCCCGAGGTCGTCGGCTTCCGCCTGACGGGGCGCCTGCCCGAGGGCGCCACGGCCACCGACCTGGTCCTCACCGTCACGCAGATCCTCCGCCAGTACGGCGTCGTCGGCAAGTTCGTCGAGTTCTTCGGCCCCGGCGTCAGCACCATGAGCGTGCCGGACCGCGCCACGATCGCCAACATGGCCCCCGAGTACGGGGCCACGATGGGCTTCTTCCCCATCGACGACGAGACGCTGAACTACCTCCGCCGCACCGGCCGCCCGGACGCGCTCGTCGAGCTGGTGGAACGCTACACGAAAGAACAGGGCCTCTTCCGCACCGACGACACCCCCGACCCCGAGTTCATCGACGTGATCGAGCTCGACCTGGGCGACGTCGTCCCCAGCCTCTCCGGCCCGAAGCGCCCCCAGGACCGCATCGACCTGCCGGAGATGAAGCAGGCGTTCCGGACCTCGCTCACGGCGCCGGCCGGCCCGAAAGGCTTCGGCCTTCATGAAGACCGCCTGAAAGCCACCGGCCGCTACAAAGACGACCGGGGCAACGAACTCGACCTCAAGCACGGCGACGTGGTCATCGCCGCCATCACGAGCTGTACGAACACGAGCAACCCGTCCGTGATGATCGGCGCGGGGCTGGTGGCGAAGAAAGCCGTCGAGCGCGGGCTGAAGGTGAAGCCCTACGTCAAGACGTCGATGGCGCCCGGCTCGAAGGTCGTCACGAACTACCTCCACGAAGCCGGCCTGTGGCCCTACCTGGACGCCCTCGGGTTCAACCTGGTCGGCTACGGCTGCACCACCTGCATCGGCAACTCGGGCCCGCTGCCCGAGCCGGTGGCCCGCGCCATCAAGGAGGGCAACCTGATCGTGGCCGGCGTGCTCTCGGGCAACCGCAACTTCGAGGGCCGCATCCACCCGCTCGTGCAGGCCAACTTCCTGGCCTCACCCCCGCTGGTGGTGGCCTATGCCCTGGCCGGCACCGTCGACATCGACCTGACGAACGAGCCCCTGGGCCAGGATGAGGCCGGCAACGACATCTACCTGAAGGACATCTGGCCCACGAGCGAGGAGATCCAGCGGCTCATCAACGAGAGCGTCAAGCCCGAGCAATTCCGCAAGGAATACGAGGGCATCGAAGACTCCAACGAAACCTGGAACAAGATCAAGATCCCGGAGGGCTCCCTCTACGCATGGGACCCCGACTCGACCTACGTGCAGGAGCCGCCCTTCTTCGTCGACCTGACGCCCGAGACACCGCCGATCCACCCGGTGAAGGGCGCCCGCGTGCTCGTCAAGGTGGGCGACTCGACCACGACGGACCACATCTCCCCCGCCGGTTCGATCCCGCCGGACAGCCCCGCCGGCAAGTACCTGCAGAGCCGGGGCGTGCGGATCCTCGACTTCAACTCGTACGGCTCGCGCCGCGGCAACCATGAGGTGATGATGCGGGGCACCTTCGCCAACATCCGCATCAAGAACCAGCTCGTGCCCGGGACCGAGGGCGGCATCACGAAATACCTGCCCACGGGCGAGGTGATGCCCATCTACGACGCCGCGATGAAGTACAAAGAGGACGGCACGCCGCTCGTCGTGCTGGCCGGTAAGGACTACGGCATGGGGTCGAGCCGCGACTGGGCCGCCAAGGGCACGGCGCTGCTGGGCGTGCGGGCCGTCATCGCCGAAAGCTACGAGCGCATCCACCGCTCGAACCTGATCGGCATGGGCGTGCTCCCGCTCCAGTACCGGGACGGGGAAAACGCCGCCTCGCTCGGCCTTGACGGCACCGAAGTCTTCGACATCCCCGTCGACGACGGCGTGCAGCCCGGCCAGGAGATCCCGGTCACGGCCACAAAGGCGGACGGCACGAAGGTCCACTTCACGGCCCTCTGCCGCCTCGACACGCCCGTCGAAGTGGAGTACTACCGCCACGGCGGCATCCTCCATTACGTCCTCCGCGAGTTCCTCAACGCCTCGAAGGTGGAAGCTTGA
- a CDS encoding T9SS type A sorting domain-containing protein, protein MKNLLVILFLSLMVAGSVRAHTCSNPSTAPSWDNTIINNGDGTGLLVHVQAPMGFARVALDLAYTHNLTLLRPRLPDDTPIPGFSPTGTTIEPHDPALGEGNSEWTYGGSSAPTELRLPIAAEHAGSSRAVVLLIDTCGRSRAYDLVDGPLPVELVSFEGMLDGDDAVLTWKTAGELANLGFEVEHHDGFAWQARGFVDGAGTTTFARQYRYVVHDLAPGRHRFRLKQIDAGGGFRYSAEIELDVTAPEAFVLSAAYPNPFNAHATFALHVQQTQHVRVALYDTMGRLVTLLYDGTLPAGTRHAVRIDGSNLPSGTYFYRATGETFVEARPVTLAR, encoded by the coding sequence ATGAAGAACCTTCTCGTTATCCTCTTTCTTTCCCTCATGGTCGCCGGGTCTGTACGAGCACATACCTGCTCCAACCCGAGCACCGCACCCTCCTGGGACAACACGATCATCAACAACGGCGACGGGACCGGCCTCCTCGTCCACGTGCAGGCACCGATGGGGTTTGCCCGGGTTGCCCTCGACCTGGCCTATACCCACAACCTGACCCTCCTCCGCCCGCGCCTGCCGGACGATACCCCCATACCGGGGTTCTCGCCGACCGGCACCACGATCGAGCCCCACGACCCGGCGCTGGGCGAGGGCAACAGCGAATGGACCTACGGGGGCTCGTCGGCTCCGACCGAACTGCGTCTCCCCATTGCGGCGGAGCATGCGGGCTCCTCCCGGGCCGTCGTGCTCCTGATCGACACCTGCGGGCGCTCGCGGGCCTATGACCTGGTCGACGGCCCCCTGCCGGTCGAGCTGGTCTCTTTCGAGGGGATGCTCGACGGCGACGACGCCGTGCTCACCTGGAAGACGGCGGGCGAACTGGCCAACCTGGGCTTCGAGGTCGAACACCACGACGGCTTCGCGTGGCAGGCGCGCGGCTTCGTCGACGGGGCCGGCACCACCACCTTCGCCCGGCAGTACCGCTACGTGGTCCACGACCTGGCCCCGGGCCGGCACCGCTTCCGCCTCAAACAGATCGACGCGGGGGGCGGCTTCCGGTACAGCGCCGAGATCGAACTGGACGTGACGGCGCCGGAGGCGTTCGTGCTGTCGGCGGCGTATCCCAACCCGTTCAACGCACACGCCACCTTCGCGCTGCACGTGCAGCAGACCCAGCACGTGCGCGTGGCCCTCTACGACACGATGGGACGCCTTGTGACCCTCCTCTACGACGGCACCCTGCCCGCCGGCACCCGCCACGCCGTCCGCATCGACGGAAGCAACCTGCCCAGCGGCACCTACTTCTACCGGGCGACGGGGGAAACGTTTGTGGAAGCCCGCCCGGTAACCCTGGCACGATGA